The segment CGTACGCACAACAATTCGTCCAACATTAAAGTGGCCGTAACGACGTTGTTTAAAATGGTGTGACTCAGTTCTGCATTCACAGTTTTTTCCTTGTCCGTGTTCCAAAATAATGCAACGCACCTTTTTGGTGCATTGAAATGTCAAGTATGGCGCAACGGTATGCAAAGAAAAAGAAAAACTCTTTGTGATATCAGGCTAATTAGTGGCTTATCGACTAATTCACGGACGCCCGATGAAGATACACCGTTACTCCAGAGGTAGATGCAATAACCTTGCCGCTTCCAACTGCCTGAATTGAAAAGTGATGAGTGCCTCGCTCGATGTTTTTTAGATGCCACACTGTTTTGGTGCTAGGTGCACTAATTGGCTGTCCATTCATCAACAATTGTAGCTGTTCGGGGTCAGTTAGTTCTCTGTTTAAGCCGATAGTGATGCTTATGTTGCCTGCATTGCTGCGAATGGTTTCACCATCACTGGGCGACAAGATACTGATACTGAGTGGTATTAAGGGTTTCTCAATACTTTGAGGTTTTGGTGGTTTAGTTGTGGCTAGTAAAGGGGTGTTATTGGGAGCTTTGAAACTCGATATTGCGAGAGGCGTTGCTTTTGGTTCTGGGGTATCACTGAAATGCTGTACATCCTTGTCGTCTAACCAAGTGTAGATCTCTTTGCTTGTTGCTGAGTCACTTAGGCTCAGCAGAAAGAATAGAAGTAGAGCGTTTTTCAATGTGATCTCCGATACGAAGTAGTACGAATGGTACTGGTTATGCTAAAGAGAATTTCGCATCTGAGAATATAAAAAAGGCCCGCCTGCGAGGCGAGCCTGATATATCGTTAAAGCGAATTCTTATACTGAGTAGTATAGTTCGAACTCTAGTGGGTGAACGGCTACGTTCACACGTTGTACGTCTTTAGTCTTCAGCTCGATGTAAGAGTTGATGAAGTCATCAGAGAATACGCCGCCAGCAGTTAGGAACTCACGGTCGTCACTTAGACATTGCAGAGCTTGTTGTAGAGACTCTGCAACTTTTGGAATCTCTGCTTCTTCTTCTGCTGGTAGGTCGTACAAGTCTTTATCCATAGCTTCGCCTGGGTGGATCTTGTTCTTAATACCGTCAAGACCAGCCATCAGCATAGCTGCGAATGCTAGGTATGGGTTTGCTGCTGGATCTGGGAAGCGAACTTCGATACGACGAGCTTTAGGGCTTGGTACCACTGGAATACGGATAGACGCAGAACGGTTACGAGCTGAGTAAGCAAGCATAACTGGCGCTTCGTAATGAGGAACCAAACGTTTGTACGAGTTAGTTGATGGGTTAGTCAACGCGTTCAGTGCACGAGCGTGTTTGATGATACCACCGATGTAGTAAAGCGCCATTTCAGATAGGCCGCCGTACTTGTCACCAGCGAATAGGTTAACGCCGTCTTTCGCTAGAGATTGGTGAACGTGCATACCAGAACCGTTGTCGCCAACGAGTGGTTTAGGCATGAAAGTCGCTGTTTTACCAAACGCGTGAGCTACGTTGTGAACAACGTACTTGTAGATTTGAATTTCGTCAGCTTTTGCTGTTAGCGTGTTGAAACGAGTTGCGATTTCGTTCTGACCCGCAGTTGCAACTTCGTGGTGGTGAGCTTCAACAACAAGGCCCATTTCTTCCATGATTAGACACATAGCAGAACGAAGATCTTGAGATGAATCCACTGGAGCTACTGGGAAGTAACCACCTTTAACGCCTGGACGGTGACCTTTGTTACCATCTTCGTAATCAGAACCAGTGTTCCACGCAGCTTCTACGTCATCGATCTTGAAGAAAGAACCAGACATGTCAGTTGAGAACTTAACATCGTCAAATAGGAAGAATTCTGGCTCTGGACCAACAAGAACTGTGTCTGCGATACCAGTTGAACGCATGTACTCTTCAGCGCGTTTAGCGATAGAACGAGGGTCGCGGTCGTAACCTTGCATTGTTGCAGGTTCTAGGATGTCACAACGGATGTTTAGCGTTGATTCTTCTGTAAATGGGTCTAACACAGCAGATGCAGCATCAGGCATCATCACCATGTCAGATTCATTGATGCCTTTCCAGCCAGCAACTGATGAACCATCGAACATTTTGCCATCTTCGAAGAAGTCTGCATCGATTTGGTGAGCAGGAATCGAAATGTGTTGCTCTTTACCTTTTGTATCTGTGAAACGTAGGTCCACAAACTTAACTTCGTTTTCTTGAATCAGCGATAGTACGTTTTCTACTGACATCTCGGATAACCTCCAGTGTTAATAAAGCGATTTGGGCTCGAATCAAAATTAGTTTCTTGCATCAATCAGTGCTTAAACCCATCTTAATCGATGTTGGTCACATGCTTGCGATATTCGTGCCAAACATTTTAGCCTATATAAATCAATGTATTACTTGCATTATGTTTTTTTTGGTGCTTACAGTTGCACCAAAAAGATCCTTTGATGAACCAAAATGGTGCAGCTACTTGTGCAGTGCACCAATTTCTATCAAAGCGTACACTATTCACACAATGATTCACTCAATTTTTTTAAGTGTAATTAACTATAATTTGTCACTGTTTGTTTTAAATCAGATTAACGACTAGGCTCTATAGAGTGAAAATCAGCGTGATAGATCACATATTCCTAGGTTTTTCGTCAAAATCTGGTACATTATTGCCCGTTTTTTGAACCAAATTAAGGCTACGTTTTTATATCCCATAAAGGCGGGCTATTTTGTGTATATAAGTGAAGCAAACTCCATGGCTACTCCACAGATAGATAAATTAAGAAATATCGCGATCATCGCGCACGTTGACCACGGTAAAACGACTCTTGTTGATAAACTACTCCAACAATCGGGTACGTTAGAATCACGCGGTGACATCGAAGAGCGAGTCATGGACTCGAACGATATCGAAAAAGAACGTGGTATTACAATTCTTGCTAAGAACACAGCAATTAACTGGAACGACTACCGTATCAACATCGTAGATACTCCGGGACACGCGGACTTCGGCGGTGAAGTTGAACGTATTATGTCAATGGTTGATTGCGTATGTTTGATCGTTGACGCTGTTGACGGTCCTATGCCACAAACTCGTTTCGTAACGCAAAAAGCGTTTGCTCACGGTTTGAAGCCAATCGTTGTTATCAACAAAATCGACCGTCCAGGTGCTCGTCCTGATTGGGTAATGGACCAAGTTTTTGACCTATTTGATAACCTAGGTGCAAGTGATGAGCAGCTAGATTTCCAAGTGGTTTACGCTTCAGCTCTTAACGGTTGGGCGACTCTGGAAGAAGGCGTAACTGGCGAGAACATGGAACCATTGTTCCAAGCTATCGTAGACAACGTAGAACCACCACAAGTTGACCCTGCTGGCGCATTGCAAATGCAGATCTCTCAGCTTGATTACAGCTCATACGTAGGTGTAATCGGTGTTGGTCGTGTAACTCGCGGTACGGTAAAACCAAACCAACAAGTAACAGTAGTTGGTGCTGATGGTAAGAAACGTAACGGTAAAGTAGGTACAGTTCTTGGCTACCTAGGTCTACAACGTTCTGAAACTGAGCAAGCAACTGCTGGTGACATCGTTGCGATCACTGGTCTTGGCGAGCTTAAGATTTCAGATACCATCTGTGACGTGAACACGGTAGAAGCACTTCCACCGCTAAGCGTTGACGA is part of the Vibrio diazotrophicus genome and harbors:
- the glnA gene encoding glutamate--ammonia ligase, encoding MSVENVLSLIQENEVKFVDLRFTDTKGKEQHISIPAHQIDADFFEDGKMFDGSSVAGWKGINESDMVMMPDAASAVLDPFTEESTLNIRCDILEPATMQGYDRDPRSIAKRAEEYMRSTGIADTVLVGPEPEFFLFDDVKFSTDMSGSFFKIDDVEAAWNTGSDYEDGNKGHRPGVKGGYFPVAPVDSSQDLRSAMCLIMEEMGLVVEAHHHEVATAGQNEIATRFNTLTAKADEIQIYKYVVHNVAHAFGKTATFMPKPLVGDNGSGMHVHQSLAKDGVNLFAGDKYGGLSEMALYYIGGIIKHARALNALTNPSTNSYKRLVPHYEAPVMLAYSARNRSASIRIPVVPSPKARRIEVRFPDPAANPYLAFAAMLMAGLDGIKNKIHPGEAMDKDLYDLPAEEEAEIPKVAESLQQALQCLSDDREFLTAGGVFSDDFINSYIELKTKDVQRVNVAVHPLEFELYYSV
- a CDS encoding DUF4124 domain-containing protein → MKNALLLFFLLSLSDSATSKEIYTWLDDKDVQHFSDTPEPKATPLAISSFKAPNNTPLLATTKPPKPQSIEKPLIPLSISILSPSDGETIRSNAGNISITIGLNRELTDPEQLQLLMNGQPISAPSTKTVWHLKNIERGTHHFSIQAVGSGKVIASTSGVTVYLHRASVN
- the typA gene encoding translational GTPase TypA; translation: MATPQIDKLRNIAIIAHVDHGKTTLVDKLLQQSGTLESRGDIEERVMDSNDIEKERGITILAKNTAINWNDYRINIVDTPGHADFGGEVERIMSMVDCVCLIVDAVDGPMPQTRFVTQKAFAHGLKPIVVINKIDRPGARPDWVMDQVFDLFDNLGASDEQLDFQVVYASALNGWATLEEGVTGENMEPLFQAIVDNVEPPQVDPAGALQMQISQLDYSSYVGVIGVGRVTRGTVKPNQQVTVVGADGKKRNGKVGTVLGYLGLQRSETEQATAGDIVAITGLGELKISDTICDVNTVEALPPLSVDEPTVTMTFQVNTSPFAGKEGKFVTSRNILERLEKELVHNVALRVEQTDDPDKFRVSGRGELHLSILIENMRREGFELAVSRPEVILKEENGQLMEPFETVTIDVQEEHQGGIMEKIGMRKGELKDMSPDGKGRVRLDFMMPSRGLIGFQTEFLTLTSGSGLLYHTFDHYAPHKGGEIGQRVNGVLISNATGKALTYALFNLQERGRLFTEHADEVYEGQVIGIHNRSNDLTVNCLKGKQLTNVRASGTDEAQVLTPAIKFTLEQALEFIDDDELVEVTPESIRIRKRHLTENDRKRASRG